A part of Terriglobus roseus genomic DNA contains:
- a CDS encoding esterase: MKKIALTTLLALSTSAFAQKVEVTLPAAAQHGHLIVVFAKDGKSEPRMQMNEQYQSAQGFGVDVGIDGIPSAKTVTVDAKTFGYPLRSLTDIPAGDYFVQGVFNVYEQFHLANGKSPWLPPDKGEGQKWNRKPGNPFSKPMKVHFDGKANSTIKLNLDQTIPEIKGTKQDPEVIAQDPATSKWLKYMRFKSEKLSKFWGRDMYLGAWVLLPEGFDEHPDAHYPLVVWQGHYSAGMQPAFTAVAGGGGRRGDSGYRFFQDWTTGRLPHAIVLYVQNANPYYDDSYDVDSANVGPYGSAINDELIPAVEAKYRGIGAGWARATAGGSTGGWEAIATQVFYPDGYNGTWGACPDPVDFHAYQNINLYDDPNAFFRHGDFGSVPVPADRKPDGSILATTGDEFAFEYVLGTHGRSTEQWGIWQAVFSPQDKDGYPVDVLDPITGEINKDVVKYWREHYDINAILKRDWSTLGPKVEGKMHIAVGDGDTYFLNNAVHLLDNQLKLTRNPRSDAEFQYGPGMPHCYTGGPSEYSMQQNNANWIQRLLPLMTEHMKQTAPAGADVKSWVY; encoded by the coding sequence ATGAAGAAAATTGCCCTCACCACTCTGCTTGCCCTGTCCACATCTGCCTTTGCACAGAAGGTAGAAGTCACACTGCCCGCTGCTGCACAGCATGGGCATTTGATTGTTGTGTTTGCGAAGGATGGCAAGTCAGAACCACGTATGCAGATGAATGAGCAGTATCAGTCGGCACAGGGTTTCGGCGTGGATGTGGGCATTGATGGCATTCCGTCGGCTAAGACCGTCACGGTGGATGCGAAGACGTTTGGTTACCCTCTGCGGTCGCTGACGGATATTCCCGCAGGCGATTACTTTGTGCAGGGTGTCTTCAATGTGTATGAGCAGTTTCATCTGGCGAACGGGAAATCACCGTGGTTGCCGCCAGATAAGGGCGAAGGGCAGAAGTGGAATCGCAAGCCCGGCAATCCATTTTCGAAGCCGATGAAGGTGCATTTTGATGGCAAGGCCAACTCCACGATCAAGCTGAATCTTGATCAGACCATTCCCGAGATCAAGGGAACGAAACAGGATCCCGAAGTGATTGCGCAGGATCCGGCGACGAGCAAGTGGCTGAAATACATGCGCTTCAAGTCAGAGAAGCTGTCGAAGTTCTGGGGCCGCGATATGTATTTGGGCGCGTGGGTGTTACTCCCCGAAGGGTTTGACGAACATCCGGATGCGCACTATCCGCTGGTGGTTTGGCAGGGACATTACAGCGCGGGTATGCAGCCTGCATTTACTGCAGTAGCGGGTGGTGGCGGACGTCGCGGCGATAGCGGCTATCGCTTCTTTCAGGATTGGACTACGGGGCGTTTGCCACACGCGATTGTGCTGTATGTGCAGAATGCAAACCCGTACTACGACGATTCGTATGACGTGGATTCCGCGAATGTGGGGCCTTATGGTTCTGCGATCAATGATGAGTTGATTCCTGCGGTGGAAGCGAAGTATCGCGGTATTGGTGCAGGATGGGCGCGCGCTACGGCGGGTGGCTCGACCGGCGGCTGGGAGGCGATTGCCACGCAGGTCTTCTATCCCGATGGCTACAACGGCACGTGGGGTGCCTGCCCTGATCCAGTGGATTTCCACGCGTATCAGAACATCAATCTATACGACGATCCGAACGCGTTCTTTCGCCATGGTGACTTTGGCAGTGTGCCGGTCCCGGCGGATCGTAAGCCGGATGGATCCATTCTGGCTACTACCGGTGATGAGTTTGCGTTCGAGTATGTGCTGGGAACGCATGGTCGCTCAACAGAGCAATGGGGCATCTGGCAGGCTGTGTTTTCGCCGCAGGATAAGGATGGTTATCCGGTTGATGTGCTGGACCCGATCACCGGCGAAATTAACAAAGATGTCGTGAAGTATTGGCGTGAGCACTACGACATCAACGCTATTCTGAAGCGCGACTGGTCGACGCTGGGACCGAAGGTGGAAGGGAAGATGCATATCGCTGTAGGCGATGGAGATACGTACTTCCTGAACAACGCAGTGCATCTGCTGGATAACCAGTTGAAGCTGACGCGAAATCCGCGTTCCGATGCTGAGTTTCAGTACGGACCCGGTATGCCGCATTGCTATACCGGCGGTCCAAGCGAATATTCCATGCAGCAGAACAATGCGAACTGGATTCAGCGCTTATTGCCGCTGATGACGGAGCATATGAAGCAGACAGCCCCCGCCGGTGCGGATGTGAAGAGTTGGGTGTATTGA
- a CDS encoding TIGR03435 family protein — translation MLLKTLLRATVTIALFCTATTRAQQSMPPDAKPGFEVVTVKPAPPDETHQGFDLQGRHVLLKRESVLNIIIFAYSLHPKQVVDAPEWVSTEFFDIDGVPDVEGEPNLVQYQYLLQRLLTDRFGLHMHNAKRDLPDYSLRVIPGGIKFAKTAWTKDNLPHQGGHNGADGQTMTFTNSTMADFLLLGIQHIVDRPVVDETGLTGRYDFALHWLPDQIKAPEGNAAPGLFTAMREQLGLELKATKGPVDVLVVDTVQKPEAD, via the coding sequence ATGCTGCTGAAAACGCTCTTGCGCGCAACAGTCACCATCGCACTTTTCTGCACTGCGACCACACGCGCACAGCAGTCTATGCCACCCGATGCGAAACCCGGCTTTGAAGTAGTGACGGTAAAGCCTGCGCCTCCCGACGAAACCCACCAGGGCTTCGACCTGCAGGGACGTCATGTCCTGCTGAAGCGCGAATCCGTGCTGAACATCATCATTTTTGCCTACTCCCTTCACCCCAAACAGGTGGTCGATGCGCCCGAATGGGTGAGCACGGAGTTCTTCGACATAGACGGTGTTCCCGACGTGGAAGGCGAACCCAACCTCGTCCAGTATCAGTACCTGCTGCAACGCCTGTTGACGGATCGTTTCGGTCTGCACATGCACAATGCCAAACGTGACCTCCCTGACTACTCACTGCGCGTCATCCCCGGCGGAATCAAGTTCGCAAAGACCGCGTGGACCAAAGACAACCTGCCACATCAGGGAGGCCACAACGGTGCAGATGGCCAAACGATGACATTCACCAACAGCACCATGGCCGACTTCCTTCTGCTGGGAATACAGCACATCGTGGATCGTCCAGTGGTGGATGAAACCGGCCTGACGGGACGCTACGACTTCGCGCTCCACTGGCTGCCCGATCAAATCAAAGCGCCAGAAGGCAATGCCGCTCCCGGCCTTTTCACCGCCATGCGTGAGCAACTCGGTCTAGAACTCAAAGCCACAAAAGGCCCGGTGGACGTCCTCGTAGTCGACACAGTCCAGAAACCCGAAGCCGACTAG
- a CDS encoding NADP-dependent isocitrate dehydrogenase gives MQTSYNGIALPLNGKAITYENGAYVVPDTPIIPFIEGDGAGRDIWKNARRVLDAAVAKSYEGKRRVEWYEILAGEKAYRLHNDWLPQDTVQACLDFRVSIKGPLTTPIGGGIRSLNVTLRQTMDLYQCVRPVKHYPGVPSPVNNADDVDVVIFRENTEDIYAGIEFKAGSLEVQKLRDFVNNELLGNTKKKLRDDAGIGLKPISELGSTRLVRAAIQYAVDHDRKVMTIVHKGNIQKFTEGAFREWGYEVATTEFRDKIVTERECWILAALDKDPKISPEAIAKIVEPGIDFAPAAFGEKIVAEVKDVIAKIGATHGNGKWRDLILVNDRICDAMFQDLLMKPAEYDVMATTNLNGDYLSDAAAAQVGGLGIAPGSNIGDGYAVFEATHGTAPRLADQDVVNPGSVILSGAMLLRLIGWNEAADRVEKAMEETIRQKYVTVDFAKNMPGSTQVGTTAFSDRVIENL, from the coding sequence GTGCAGACCAGCTATAACGGCATCGCCCTTCCTCTGAACGGAAAAGCAATCACCTACGAAAACGGCGCATACGTTGTGCCGGACACCCCCATCATCCCGTTCATTGAGGGCGACGGTGCGGGCCGCGACATCTGGAAGAACGCACGCCGCGTTCTCGATGCCGCCGTTGCCAAGAGCTATGAAGGCAAGCGCCGCGTGGAATGGTACGAAATCCTCGCCGGTGAAAAGGCTTATCGCCTGCACAACGACTGGCTGCCGCAGGACACCGTGCAGGCATGCCTCGACTTCCGCGTCTCCATCAAGGGACCGCTTACCACGCCCATCGGCGGCGGCATCCGCAGCCTGAACGTCACGCTGCGTCAGACCATGGATCTGTACCAGTGCGTGCGTCCCGTGAAGCACTACCCCGGCGTGCCCAGCCCCGTGAACAACGCCGATGACGTTGACGTGGTCATCTTCCGCGAAAACACCGAAGACATCTACGCGGGCATTGAGTTCAAAGCCGGCTCACTTGAAGTGCAAAAGCTGCGCGACTTCGTGAACAACGAACTCCTTGGCAACACCAAGAAGAAGCTGCGCGACGACGCAGGCATCGGCCTCAAGCCCATCAGCGAGCTCGGCTCCACGCGCCTTGTACGCGCGGCCATTCAATACGCCGTGGACCACGACCGCAAGGTCATGACCATCGTTCACAAGGGCAACATCCAGAAGTTCACCGAAGGTGCTTTCCGCGAATGGGGCTATGAAGTCGCCACCACCGAATTCCGCGACAAGATCGTCACCGAACGCGAATGCTGGATTCTCGCAGCGCTCGACAAAGACCCGAAGATCTCGCCAGAAGCCATCGCAAAGATCGTTGAGCCAGGCATCGACTTCGCACCTGCAGCTTTCGGCGAAAAGATCGTCGCTGAAGTGAAGGACGTCATCGCGAAGATCGGCGCAACCCACGGCAACGGCAAGTGGCGCGACCTCATCCTCGTCAACGACCGCATCTGCGACGCCATGTTCCAGGACCTGCTGATGAAGCCCGCGGAATACGACGTAATGGCCACCACCAACCTCAACGGCGACTATCTCTCTGACGCCGCTGCAGCGCAGGTCGGCGGACTCGGTATCGCTCCCGGCTCCAACATCGGCGACGGCTACGCTGTCTTTGAAGCAACGCACGGCACCGCGCCGCGCCTCGCCGATCAAGACGTCGTCAACCCCGGCTCGGTCATCCTCTCCGGCGCCATGCTGCTGCGCCTCATCGGTTGGAACGAAGCTGCAGACCGCGTCGAAAAGGCGATGGAAGAAACCATCCGTCAGAAGTACGTCACGGTCGACTTCGCCAAGAACATGCCCGGTTCCACGCAGGTGGGCACCACGGCATTCTCTGATCGCGTGATTGAAAACCTGTAG
- a CDS encoding NADP-dependent isocitrate dehydrogenase, giving the protein MQTSYNGIAVPTEGKAIEYTNGKFTVPDNPIIPYIEGDGTGRDIWKASQRVFDAAVEKAYGGKRKVNWFEVLAGEKAYRQTQNWLPDDTVKATVDFRVSIKGPLTTPVGGGIRSLNVALRQLMDLYQCVRPVKYYQGVPSPVKHPEKLDVVLFRENTEDIYAGIEFREGTPEVKQVIDFFNDTMLKGGKKKIRTDSGIGIKPISITGSKRLVRAAIQFAIANGRKTVTLVHKGNIQKFTEGAFREWGYEVATEEFRDQVVTERESWILGNLESNPNLTPEENAALVEPGIEFAPKEFGDSVIAEIKDVIAKVGATHGNGKWKSKIMVNDRIADSIFQQIIIRPSDYSVLATTNLNGDYISDAAAAQVGGLGIAPGANIGDGFACFEATHGTAPKYADLDVINPGSVMLSGVMMFDFLGWSEAARLIENSMEKTIQQKFVTYDFERQMQGATKVKTSEFASKMIENM; this is encoded by the coding sequence ATGCAGACAAGCTACAACGGCATTGCTGTCCCGACCGAAGGCAAGGCAATCGAGTACACCAACGGCAAATTCACCGTCCCTGACAACCCGATCATCCCCTACATCGAGGGAGACGGAACCGGTCGCGACATCTGGAAGGCCTCGCAACGCGTCTTCGATGCGGCCGTCGAAAAAGCCTACGGCGGCAAGCGCAAAGTCAATTGGTTCGAAGTTCTCGCCGGTGAAAAAGCCTATCGTCAAACACAGAACTGGCTCCCCGATGACACCGTCAAAGCCACGGTTGATTTCCGCGTCTCCATCAAGGGACCACTCACCACGCCCGTAGGCGGCGGCATCCGTTCGCTCAACGTGGCACTGCGCCAACTGATGGACCTGTATCAATGCGTGCGCCCCGTGAAGTACTACCAAGGCGTTCCCAGCCCCGTGAAGCATCCCGAAAAACTCGACGTTGTTCTCTTCCGCGAGAACACAGAAGACATCTACGCAGGTATCGAGTTCCGCGAAGGCACACCGGAAGTAAAGCAGGTCATCGACTTCTTCAACGACACGATGTTGAAGGGCGGTAAGAAGAAGATTCGCACCGACTCCGGCATCGGCATCAAGCCCATCTCCATCACTGGCTCCAAGCGCCTCGTGCGCGCGGCAATTCAGTTTGCCATCGCTAACGGACGCAAGACAGTCACGCTCGTTCACAAGGGCAACATTCAGAAGTTCACGGAAGGTGCCTTCCGCGAATGGGGCTATGAAGTAGCCACAGAAGAGTTCCGCGATCAGGTTGTTACCGAACGTGAAAGCTGGATCCTCGGCAATCTTGAAAGCAATCCGAATCTCACACCGGAAGAAAACGCAGCACTCGTCGAACCCGGCATCGAATTCGCTCCTAAAGAATTCGGAGATTCTGTCATCGCAGAAATCAAAGACGTCATCGCCAAAGTTGGCGCAACGCACGGCAACGGCAAGTGGAAGTCGAAGATCATGGTCAACGACCGCATCGCCGACTCCATCTTCCAACAGATCATCATCCGCCCCAGCGACTACAGCGTACTTGCCACCACAAACCTCAACGGCGACTACATCTCCGACGCTGCGGCAGCACAGGTCGGCGGACTCGGCATCGCTCCCGGCGCCAACATCGGCGATGGTTTTGCATGCTTCGAAGCGACACATGGCACTGCTCCAAAGTACGCGGACCTCGACGTCATCAACCCCGGCAGCGTCATGCTGAGCGGCGTCATGATGTTCGACTTCCTCGGCTGGAGCGAAGCCGCACGCCTCATTGAAAACAGCATGGAAAAGACCATCCAGCAGAAGTTCGTCACCTATGACTTCGAACGCCAGATGCAAGGCGCAACCAAAGTCAAAACCAGCGAGTTCGCCAGCAAGATGATCGAAAACATGTAA
- a CDS encoding DinB family protein — protein MSQDLLTTILPLLERTPAALEAQLRGLPDEWINATEGEGKWSPLVVVGHMIHAEEEDWMPRLRRILQHGTSVPFDPFDREAQFTKSAGKGMEQLLREFRTAREEGLKELRKLNLQAHHLNQCGLHPTLGETTAHQLLATWAAHDQSHLVQIHRTLARRLKPEIGPWAQFLSVMQ, from the coding sequence ATGAGCCAAGACCTGCTGACAACCATCCTGCCTCTTCTCGAACGCACACCTGCTGCTCTCGAAGCACAACTCCGCGGCCTGCCCGATGAATGGATCAACGCAACCGAGGGCGAAGGTAAGTGGAGCCCGCTCGTCGTTGTAGGACACATGATCCACGCAGAAGAAGAAGACTGGATGCCGCGGCTGCGACGCATTCTGCAGCATGGCACCAGCGTCCCGTTCGATCCTTTTGACCGCGAAGCGCAATTCACAAAGAGCGCAGGCAAAGGCATGGAGCAACTACTTCGCGAATTCCGGACAGCGCGTGAAGAGGGCCTGAAGGAATTACGCAAACTCAATCTGCAAGCTCACCATCTCAACCAATGCGGTCTACATCCCACACTCGGCGAAACAACAGCGCATCAACTGCTGGCCACATGGGCTGCGCATGATCAGTCGCACCTCGTACAAATTCATCGCACTCTCGCACGCCGCCTCAAACCCGAGATCGGCCCCTGGGCACAGTTCCTTTCAGTCATGCAATAG
- a CDS encoding carboxymuconolactone decarboxylase family protein, translating into MSLDALIDSLPDYAKDLRLNYSSLVRNNTELTKQQLWGTVVASAVATRNAALTAAVVAEAANHLSAMELDAAKAAAAIMGMNNIYYRFHHLSSNEKYSTLPAKLRMNVLRSHGVDHNDFELWSLAVSAINGCGKCVDSHENVVRQKGVTEETIAAVIRVCSVIHAIGPVLEEKAATAA; encoded by the coding sequence ATGTCTCTTGATGCTTTGATTGACTCGCTTCCCGATTATGCGAAGGATCTTCGTCTGAATTACTCGTCGCTGGTACGGAACAATACGGAACTGACCAAGCAGCAGTTGTGGGGAACCGTTGTGGCTTCTGCTGTTGCAACGCGTAATGCTGCTTTGACTGCGGCTGTTGTGGCGGAGGCTGCGAATCATCTTTCGGCGATGGAACTGGATGCAGCGAAGGCTGCTGCGGCCATCATGGGGATGAACAACATCTACTACCGTTTTCATCACCTGTCGTCGAACGAGAAGTACAGCACGCTGCCTGCGAAGTTGCGCATGAATGTGTTGCGTTCGCATGGTGTGGACCACAATGATTTTGAGCTGTGGTCGCTGGCGGTTTCGGCAATCAATGGTTGCGGCAAGTGCGTTGACAGCCATGAGAATGTGGTGCGGCAGAAGGGCGTAACGGAAGAGACGATTGCTGCGGTGATCCGTGTGTGTTCTGTGATTCACGCGATTGGGCCGGTGCTGGAAGAGAAGGCTGCTACGGCTGCTTAA
- a CDS encoding peroxiredoxin, whose protein sequence is MLAIGEQFPDFRVTAVVSRDKNNAFQTVDNTTYEGKWLCVFAWPKDFTFVCPTEIAAFGKLNREFADRDCQILGLSIDSEFVHLAWRNNHDDLKDLPFPMLADIKRDLCGQLGILDEKEGVAQRATFLVDPQGVIRFVYVTDLSVGRNPQEVLRVLDALQTDELCPCNWQKGEETINA, encoded by the coding sequence ATGCTTGCTATCGGCGAACAGTTTCCCGACTTCCGCGTGACCGCGGTTGTTTCCCGCGATAAGAACAATGCCTTCCAGACCGTTGACAACACGACCTACGAGGGCAAGTGGCTCTGCGTATTTGCGTGGCCGAAGGACTTCACCTTCGTGTGCCCGACGGAGATTGCTGCATTTGGCAAGCTGAACCGTGAGTTTGCAGACCGTGATTGTCAGATCCTGGGACTGTCGATCGATAGCGAGTTTGTGCACCTGGCGTGGCGCAACAACCACGACGACCTGAAGGACCTGCCGTTCCCCATGCTGGCGGACATCAAGCGTGACCTGTGCGGCCAGCTTGGCATTCTGGATGAGAAGGAAGGCGTTGCGCAGCGTGCGACGTTCCTGGTTGATCCGCAGGGTGTGATCCGCTTTGTGTATGTGACGGACCTGTCGGTGGGCCGCAATCCGCAGGAGGTTCTGCGTGTACTGGATGCGCTGCAGACCGATGAGCTTTGCCCCTGCAACTGGCAGAAGGGCGAAGAGACCATCAACGCTTAG
- a CDS encoding pectinesterase family protein, producing the protein MRNVLSAILFVTLAAPFASHAQDVTVLVQPGAKPNGPDVYPTIQNAIDHAPEPGANGRVTIRITPGTYHERLWIPRNRPNLTLVGLGKPEDTVITSDHFAKQSGGTFFTQTVEVLGDGFRAANITFENSAGNVGQAVAVAVLADRAIFKHCRFLGYQDTLLANWGRQFYTDDYIEGAVDYVFGNATAVFSKIEFHTVAPGYITAQSRLSETEPTGYVIRDSHLTFAPGADGTAMTDNAAHKSAHGVFFGRPWRNYSRVIFIDTNIDKGLEPAGWSDWNNGGILKTAFYAEHNSTGPGASPSTRTPDARKLTAADLKHFETREFLKGKDNWNPEAEAAQLP; encoded by the coding sequence ATGCGAAACGTTTTGAGCGCCATCCTCTTCGTCACCCTCGCAGCCCCATTCGCGTCCCACGCGCAGGACGTCACAGTCCTCGTCCAGCCTGGCGCAAAGCCCAACGGCCCGGACGTCTACCCCACCATCCAGAACGCCATCGACCACGCACCGGAACCCGGCGCCAACGGCCGCGTAACCATCCGCATCACACCCGGCACGTACCACGAGCGCCTCTGGATTCCGCGCAACCGCCCCAACCTCACGCTCGTTGGCCTCGGCAAACCAGAAGACACCGTCATCACCTCGGACCACTTCGCAAAGCAAAGCGGTGGCACCTTCTTCACGCAAACGGTCGAGGTCCTGGGCGACGGCTTCCGCGCCGCCAACATCACCTTTGAAAACTCCGCAGGCAATGTAGGACAAGCCGTCGCAGTCGCAGTCCTCGCAGACCGCGCCATCTTCAAACACTGCCGCTTCCTCGGCTATCAGGACACGCTCTTAGCCAACTGGGGCCGCCAGTTTTACACCGACGACTACATCGAAGGCGCAGTCGATTACGTCTTCGGCAACGCCACCGCCGTCTTCAGCAAGATTGAGTTTCACACCGTGGCCCCGGGCTACATCACCGCGCAAAGCCGCCTCAGCGAAACCGAACCCACCGGCTACGTCATCCGCGACAGCCACCTCACCTTCGCACCCGGCGCCGACGGCACAGCCATGACTGACAATGCCGCGCACAAGAGCGCCCACGGAGTCTTCTTCGGACGCCCTTGGCGCAACTACTCGCGCGTCATCTTTATCGACACGAACATCGACAAAGGACTGGAACCCGCAGGGTGGTCTGACTGGAACAACGGCGGCATCCTGAAAACCGCTTTCTACGCCGAACATAACTCCACCGGCCCCGGCGCCAGCCCCTCAACACGCACGCCCGACGCGCGCAAGCTCACCGCCGCAGACCTTAAACACTTCGAAACCCGCGAGTTCCTCAAAGGCAAAGACAACTGGAATCCTGAAGCCGAAGCAGCCCAACTGCCGTAA
- a CDS encoding oxidoreductase: MSAGTYVLGDVAVNRMGYGAMQLAGPGVWGPPKDRAAAEAVLREAVASGVNHIDTSDFYGPHTVNALLREVLHPYEGLTVVTKVGGRRGEDKSWIPAQSVPELQSAVEDNLRNLKVDALDVVNLRLWGANGHVVNEESIAERFAALAKLREQGKIKHLGLSHASRVQVEEALTIAPVVCVQNLYNVAHREDDALIDFLAEEGIAYVPYFPLGGFTPLQSSALNDVAAELKVTPMQVALAWLLHRSPNVLLIPGTSSVGHLRENLAAADLVLSADVVARLDGIGKAA; this comes from the coding sequence ATGAGTGCAGGAACGTATGTTCTGGGTGATGTTGCAGTAAACCGCATGGGATATGGTGCGATGCAGCTTGCAGGGCCAGGTGTGTGGGGTCCGCCGAAGGATCGCGCTGCGGCAGAAGCTGTGTTGCGTGAGGCTGTTGCGAGTGGCGTGAATCACATTGACACCAGCGATTTCTATGGTCCGCATACGGTGAATGCGTTGCTGCGCGAAGTGCTGCATCCGTATGAGGGCTTGACAGTGGTGACGAAGGTGGGTGGTCGCCGCGGTGAAGATAAGTCGTGGATACCGGCGCAGAGTGTGCCGGAGCTGCAGAGCGCTGTGGAAGACAATCTACGCAATCTGAAGGTGGATGCGCTGGATGTGGTGAATCTGCGCCTGTGGGGTGCGAATGGTCACGTTGTGAATGAAGAGTCGATTGCGGAGCGGTTTGCTGCGTTGGCGAAGCTGCGTGAACAAGGCAAGATCAAGCATCTGGGACTGAGCCATGCGTCGCGTGTGCAGGTGGAAGAGGCGCTGACGATTGCACCGGTGGTGTGTGTGCAGAACCTGTATAACGTGGCGCATCGAGAGGATGATGCGTTGATTGATTTCCTTGCAGAGGAGGGCATTGCGTATGTTCCGTACTTCCCGTTGGGTGGATTTACGCCGTTGCAATCTTCTGCGCTGAACGATGTTGCCGCGGAATTGAAGGTGACGCCGATGCAGGTGGCGTTGGCTTGGCTGTTGCATCGGTCGCCGAACGTTTTGCTGATTCCGGGAACGTCATCGGTGGGACATCTACGCGAGAATCTCGCTGCAGCGGATCTGGTACTGAGCGCGGATGTTGTGGCTCGGCTGGATGGGATCGGGAAGGCTGCTTAA
- a CDS encoding TetR/AcrR family transcriptional regulator — MPATVAIAFQPRKTPVQSRSEATVEAILQATLQVLVSVGKEKLTTTLVAQRAGVSVGTLYQYFPNKSALLQATLRRHMDHVIAAVEDTCKSECNRSIFDQATALIDTYLDAKLNDVNNSASLYAIATDVDGMRIARNVGNRAHRSTTALFSTATERLTCEPELITTMVLCCITGVTRRLLEDKPTQKLLPAIREQLLNMVHAYLKTCTR, encoded by the coding sequence TTGCCAGCCACCGTCGCCATTGCATTTCAGCCAAGAAAGACGCCCGTTCAGTCGCGTTCGGAAGCCACCGTCGAGGCTATTCTGCAGGCAACGCTTCAGGTTCTGGTCAGCGTCGGCAAAGAAAAACTCACCACCACACTCGTCGCGCAACGCGCTGGAGTCTCCGTTGGCACGCTCTACCAATACTTCCCCAACAAGAGCGCGCTTCTGCAGGCAACGTTACGCCGCCACATGGACCACGTCATCGCCGCCGTGGAAGACACCTGCAAATCTGAGTGCAACCGCAGCATCTTCGATCAGGCCACGGCGCTCATCGACACCTATCTTGACGCCAAGCTTAACGACGTGAACAACAGCGCGAGCCTCTACGCCATTGCCACCGACGTAGACGGCATGCGCATCGCACGCAACGTTGGCAACCGCGCGCATCGCAGCACCACCGCACTCTTCAGCACAGCAACGGAACGCCTTACCTGCGAACCGGAACTCATCACCACCATGGTTCTTTGCTGCATCACCGGCGTCACGCGTCGCCTGCTGGAAGACAAACCCACACAAAAGCTCCTGCCTGCCATCCGCGAACAACTGCTCAACATGGTCCACGCCTACCTGAAAACCTGCACGCGCTAA